The Nitrospirota bacterium genome contains a region encoding:
- a CDS encoding N-acyl homoserine lactonase family protein yields MKIYSLHVGDTKVPYGQFYGGLAGWTGMRGMWRFATDKSHYIIVPIHAYLIDHPQSGLVLVDTGINWEQAHEHDRYYRGVLHYVLDADEYLLTREQELPAQVERLGYRCEDIRTVILTHFHEDHVGGLRYVPEAKVVAAQAEWQALKMKAFGFVPIVYRKSIEGVKVWGPVSFTSGPFHSFDTSQDLFGDGSVMLLPTPGHDPGHLCVLVRMDGYDILITGDIMYTLRHLAVDEVRAILFGGKFLDQQQIDSIRRIQRLRQALHGLVIVPGHDHTDYQYLFLEPFLADGVLSLEEREQIKAYETRLFRDRGHLVPGAMPHFVPPVPGERVGKAA; encoded by the coding sequence ATGAAGATATATTCTCTTCATGTTGGAGACACGAAAGTTCCGTATGGACAGTTCTACGGAGGCTTGGCCGGGTGGACGGGTATGCGCGGGATGTGGAGATTCGCCACTGATAAGAGCCACTATATCATCGTGCCTATTCATGCCTATTTGATCGATCATCCACAGTCAGGATTGGTCCTGGTCGATACGGGCATCAATTGGGAACAGGCCCACGAACATGACCGCTATTACAGGGGGGTCCTGCACTACGTGCTGGATGCAGACGAGTACCTTCTCACACGGGAACAGGAACTGCCGGCGCAGGTAGAGCGGCTAGGCTACCGGTGCGAGGACATTCGGACAGTGATCCTGACCCATTTCCACGAGGACCACGTCGGCGGGCTCCGGTATGTCCCCGAGGCGAAGGTCGTCGCGGCACAGGCGGAGTGGCAAGCACTCAAAATGAAGGCGTTCGGATTTGTCCCCATCGTGTATCGAAAGTCTATCGAGGGAGTAAAGGTATGGGGGCCGGTCTCCTTCACATCAGGGCCATTCCACAGCTTCGACACGAGCCAGGACTTGTTTGGTGACGGAAGCGTGATGCTGCTGCCAACACCCGGCCACGATCCGGGCCATCTGTGCGTCCTGGTACGGATGGATGGTTACGACATCCTGATCACCGGAGACATCATGTACACCTTGCGACATCTGGCCGTGGACGAAGTGCGCGCCATTCTGTTTGGCGGGAAGTTTCTGGATCAACAGCAGATCGATTCCATAAGGCGTATCCAGCGGCTGCGCCAGGCACTCCATGGTCTGGTGATCGTGCCGGGGCATGATCACACCGACTACCAGTACCTGTTCCTGGAACCGTTTCTGGCTGACGGGGTTCTCTCCCTTGAAGAGAGGGAGCAGATCAAGGCCTACGAAACGCGCCTGTTCCGTGACCGTGGACACCTCGTGCCGGGCGCGATGCCTCATTTCGTTCCACCCGTGCCAGGTGAGCGAGTGGGCAAAGCCGCATAA